CGAGGCCGTCGCCTCCGTGACACCGGCCGAGCCGGGCAGAGCCTGCGTCGCGACGCCCGAGCCTGCCTCGGCCAGGAGAGAGTCGACGTGACCGTGGTAGCAGCCCGCGAACTTGATGATGAGCGGCCGGCCCGTCGCCCCGCGCGCGAGACGGACGGCCGTCATCGTCGCCTCGGTGCCGGTCGAGACGAGGCGCACGCGCTCGGCCGCCGGGACGCGGCGGCGGATCTCCTCGGCGAGCTCGACCTCGCCGACCGTCGGGGCGCCGAAGGACAGCCCGCGCGCGGCCGCCTCCTGCACCGCGGCGACGACGGCCGGGTGCGCGTGCCCGAGCAGCGCCGGACCCCACGAGCACACGAGGTCGACGTACTCGTTGCCGGCGACGTCCGTGATGTACGGCCCGGCAGCCGACGCGATGAACCGCGGGTCGCCGCCGACGGAGCGGTACGCCCGCACGGGCGAGTTCACCCCGCCCGGCAGCACGCCCTGGGCGCGCTCGAAGGCTGAGTGGTTCGCTGCGTCGTCGTGCATGGTCCGTCCGTTCGTCAGGTGCTCAGGAAGTCGGTCAGGTCGTTCGGGTCGGTCAGGTCGCCGGGCATGCCCGGCGGTGCGCTGGTGCGGGCTACTTGATCCAGCCGGCGAGCTCGACGGCCCAGTACGTGAGGACGATGTCGGCACCCGCCCGCTTGATGCTCACGATCGACTCCTCGATCGCGGCACGACGGTTGATCCATCCGTTGGCCGCAGCCGCCTCGATCATCGCGTACTCGCCAGAGACCTGGTACGCGGCGACGGGGACGTTCGACGTCTGGGCGACGTCCGCGAGCACGTCGAGGTAGCTCATCGCGGGCTTGACCATGACGATGTCGGCGCCCTCGAGCATGTCGATGTCCGACTCGCGGGAGCCCTCGCGGCGGTTGGCCGGGTCGAGCTGGTACGTGCGACGGTCGCCCTCGAGCGTCGACTCCACCGCCTCGCGGAACGGGCCGTAGAACGCCGAGGCGTACTTGGCGGAGTAGGCCAAGATTGCGGTGTCGGGGAAACCGGTGCCGCCGTTCGCCGTCGAGGCGTCGAGCGCGCTGCGCACCGCGAAGACCTGCCCGTCCATCATCCCGGAGAGGCCGAGCACCTCGGCGCCTGCCTCGGCCTGGGCGATCGCCATGGCCTCGTAGCGCAGCAGGGTCGCGTCGTTGTCGACGCCACCCCGGGCGTCGAGAACGCCGCAGTGGCCGTGGTCCGTGAACTCGTCGAGGCACAGGTCCGCCATGACGACGAGCCGCCCGGCCGCCGCCTCGACCGCGATGCGGATGCCGACGTTGAGGATGCCGTCCGGGTCGTCTGCCCCGGAGCCGGTCGCGTCGCGCGTGGTCGGGACGCCGAAGAGCATGACGCCGCCGATGCCGGCGTCGGCCGCCTCACGGACAGCCTGCGCGAGCGAGGCCTCGGTGTGGTGGACCACGCCCGGCATCGAGGTGATCTCCACCGGCTCGGTCGCGCCCTCCTTGATGAACAGGGGCAGGACGAGGTCCCGCGCGTGCAGGCGGGTCTCAGAGACGAGAGCGCGCAGCGCGGGAGTGGTGCGCAGGCGGCGTGGGCGGGTCACGGGTCCTCCGGAAGGGTCGTGGGGAGAAGAGCTGCTGCATCGATGATCGCACTGAAGAGAGCGTCGTCGGACGCACCCGTAGCAACAGCGGCAACCGCTTGCCCTGTTCCCTCGGCGGCACGACGCGTCGGCTCACCGATCGCGACAGCCAGCACGTCCGCACGCGGCCCGAGCTGGCGGGCGACCTCGCGGGCCACGCTCCCGGACGTGAGGACCACGAGGTCGATGCGCCCTGCAGCCCAGTCGGCGACGACCTCCGGCGGGGCCGGGTGAGAGACCGTCCGGTACGCGGTGACCCGGACCGGGGTGTAACCGAGCTCGGTGAGGCCGCGCTCGAGCGTGGGCTCGGCGAGGTCGCCGAGGGGAAGGAGGACGCGGGTGCTGGAGGGCGAGCTGGAGCCGGTCCCAGTGCCGACATCGAGGCCGCCGAACGTCGAGGCGTGCGCGTCCGGCCACTCGGCGAGCATCCCGACGGCAGAGTTCTCCGCGGCGACGAGCTTCGGCTCGACCCCGGCGGCCCGCAGCGCCCGTGCGGTAGCCGGCCCGACGACAGCCCACCGCACGGGCCAGCCATCCACCCCGCTGTCGCCGCGGCCGCGGCTGCTGTCGCTGCGGCCCGTGCTGCTGTTGCGACGGTCCGTGTGGTCCGTGTGGCCAGTGTGGTCCGCGTGGCTCCCGATGCACTCGCGGCTGCCGCCGCGTCCGTCGACCTCGGGCACTTGTCTCGAGATCGTGCCTTCGAGTGCCCGATCTCGAGACAACTGCCCGAGCTCGACGTCAGCTGAGGATGAGGCTGGGGGCAGGGGCAGGGGCGGGGGCGGGGATTGGGGCAGGGATTGGGGGTGAGGGGTTGCGTCTTGGGAGGGCATAGGCATCGCGGCCGCGGAGAGTGCCGTTACCGCGTTGACGCTCGTGATCGCCACCCACGCGTACTCGCCTGCGCTTGCGGCGGCGGCCGCCGTGCGCAATGCGTCGAGGTCAGGTCCAGCGGCGTCGGCTCGGGAGATGAGCGGAGCGACGACCGCACGACCACCCGCAGCCTCGATACGTGCGCCGAGAGCCTCGCCCCGTCCCGGCGCCCGGGGGATGAGCACACGCACGCCACGCAGAGGAGATGTCGTCACACGACCAGTCTCCCCGATCTGTCACCCGCTGTGCAGCCTGACGGCAGCCCGACGGCAGCCCGAGGGCAGCTCGACCGCGCGCCTCGACCGCAGCTCGCCCCCACGGCCGGACACCATCTCGACCGCGTCTCGGCCGCGCGCCTCGCCCGCCGCCCGACCGCACCGTCCGACAGCATCACCGGCCGCAGCAGCCAGACACTGCCGGCCTCCGCGTGGTTACACCGGCGACACATTCGCATGGTTCTCTGGCGACAGCCGAGGACCAGGAGGTCGTTGGCCCGTCGGATGTGCAGGAGGTGCTCGCGTGGACCTGGTGATCGATTCCGTGCGCGTCGCGCTGAGCAGGCAGGACGTGGCTCTCGCCGACGGCGAGACCTTCCTCGGCGGCGGCACGTGGCTCTACTCCCAGGCCGAGCACCACCTTGCCCCTGAGAACACCGAGGTCTCGTCGGCTGCACCGAGCCAGGACGCACGCGTGCGCGGCCTCGTCGACCTCACCCTCCTCGGGTGGGCTCCGCTCACCCCGACCGACGCCGGCCTGAGCATCGCGGCCACCTGCACCATCGCGACCCTCGTCGACCTCGGCGAACATGGTGCGGCCGAGCACCCCACATGGACGGCTCTCCCCTTGTTCGCCCGGTGCGCGAACGCCCTGCTCGCGTCGTGGAAGGTCTGGAACGTCGCGACAGTCGGCGGCAACGTCTGCCTGTCGCTCCCCGCCGGCGCGATGATCGCGCTCGCCGTCGCGCTCGACGCGGACGCGGTGACATGGCTGCCGGACGCCGAGACGGTGGCTGGGGCCGCGACCGCGACCGCGACCGCGACAACAACCTCGACCTCGACCGCAACCGAGACCGCGGCAGCGCCACCGATCGGCGGCGAACGCCGGCTCCCCGTGGCCGAGCTCGTGACCGGGCCGGGCCGCAACACGCTCGCGCGCGGCGAGGTGCTGCGATCGATCGAGATCCCGCGGTACGCCCTCGAGTCCCGGACGGCCTTCCGGCAGATCGCGCTCTCGCCGCTCGGCCGCTCGGGTGCGGTCGTCGTCGGGCGGCACGACGCAGACGGCACGACGACCCTCGCGATCACCGCCAGCACACCCGCACCCGTGGTCCTGCGTTTCCCGGCTCCACCGACGGCGGCTCGTGTCCGCGAGGCGGTGGCCAGCATCGAGACCTGGTTCGACGACGTCCACGGCGCACCCGACTGGCGCGCCCACGTCACAGGCGTCCTCGCTGAGGAGGTCCGCGCGGAGCTCGCGGCATGCGCCACGTCGAGCGCCACGTCGAGCGCTGCGTCGAGCGCCGCGTCGAGCGCCGCGCCGAGCGCCGCGCCGAGCGTCGGGCCGAGCGTCGGGCCGAGCGACCCGGCGGGGTCCGGCCCTCGCCCCGACCAAGACGGAGGCCTGCGATGAAGCTCGAGGTCAACGGCGTGATGCTCGACGCGCAAGCCGCCCCCGGCCAGTGCCTGCGGACCCTGCTGCGCGAGCACGAGCACTTCGAGGTGAAGAAGGGCTGCGACTCCGGCGACTGCGGGGCGTGCACCGTCCTCGTCGACGGCGCGCCCGTGCACTCGTGCATCTACCCGGCGCACCGCATGGACGGGAAGACCGTCACGACGGTCGCCGGCCTCGGCGACGAGGAGCACCCGCACCCGGTCCAGTCGGCGTTCGCGGCCGCCGGTGGATTCCAGTGCGGGTTCTGCACGCCGGGCATGGTCGTCACCACGTCCGTCCTCACGGACGAGCAGAAGGCTGACCTGCCGCACGCCCTCAAGGGCAACCTCTGCCGCTGCACCGGGTACCGCGCGATCGAGGACGCGGTCAACGGGGTCCGCAACGTCGAGCCGACCTGCGGCAGCGCCACGACAGCAGGCGCAGACGCCTCGACCAGCGCTCCGGCCACACCGACGGTTCCCATCGCGCCCATCGCGCCCACCGCGCATACCGCGCCCGCAGCGCTCGCAGCCCCCGCAGCGCCGACCGGCCCCATGGGCACCTCCGTCGGCGCCCCGGCAGCGATGCGCGTCGTCACCGGCCGTGAGCCGTACACGCTCGACCTCACGACCACGGGGGTGCTCCACCTCGCCGTCCTCGGCAGCCCGTACGCCCACGCACGCGTCCTCTCGGTCGACACGACCGTGGCACAGGCTCTCCCGGGGGTCCGCGCAGTCCTCACCGCAGCCGACTCCCCGGACGTCCTCTTCTCCACGGGCCGCCACGAGAACCGGCTCGACGACCCGGACGACACCCGCATCATCGACACGATCGTCCGGTTCCAGGGCCAGCGGGTCGCGGCTGTCATCGCCGACGACGTCGCCACCGCCCAGCGTGCCCGCGACCTCGTGCGCGTCGAGTACGAGGTGCTGCCCGCCGTCTTCGACCCCGAGGAGGCCCGCGCGCCCGGCGCCCCCCTCATCCACCCCGACCGCACACCCGCGGACCGCGTCGACGAAGCCCACCGCAACGTCATCGTCACCCTCCACGACGAGATGGGCGACACCACGACTGCTCTCGCGGACGCCCACGCGACCGTCTCCGGCACGTGGCGCTCGCAGCGCGTCTCCCACGCCGCGCTCGAGACCCACGCCGCACGCGGCTGGCTCGACGCGACCGGTCGGCTCGTCATCCGCACGAGCACCCAGGTTCCCTACCTCGTCCGCGACGAGCTCTGCCACGTCCTCGGCCTCGAGCAGGACCAGGTCCGCGTCTTCACCGCCCGCGTCGGCGGTGGCTTCGGCGGCAAGCAGGAGATCCTCACGGAAGACCTCGTCGCGCTCGCGGTCCTGCGGACCGGGCGGCCGGTCCAGTACGAGATGACGCGCGAGGACGTCTTCACGATCGCGACGGTCCGCCACCCGATGGCCGTCACCGTGCGCCTCGGTGCCGACGCGGACGGCACGCTCACCGCGATGACCGTCGAGATGCTCAGCGACACCGGCGCCTACGGCAACCACAGCCGCGGCGTCATGTTCCACAGCCTCAACGAGTCGCTCGCCGTCTACCGCTGCCCGGCCACGCGGGTCGACGCCGAGGTGGTCTACACGAACAACCCGCCCTCGGGTGCGTTCCGGGGCTACGGGCTCGGTCAGGTCGTCTTCGCCGTCGAGTCGGCGATGGACGAGCTCGCCCGCGAGCTCGGCATCGCGCCGGTCGAGCTGCGCCGGCGCAACGTCGTCGGGCCCGGGGAAGTGATGGTCGTCACGGACCCGGACGAGGTGAGCGACCTGCGCCACGGCAGCTATGGCCTCGACCAGTGCCTCGACCTCACGGAGGCCGCGCTTGCTCGAGGCGCAGCCGACGGGCCGGGCGTGCCGAGCGGTCCGCAGTGGTCGCACGGTAGCGGCACGGCGCTCGCGATGATCGCGACGATGCCGCCGCGCGGGCACTTCGCTGACACGAGTGTCGCCCGGCTGGCGGACGGGACCATCGAGGTCTGTGTCGGGACCGCGGAGTTCGGCAACGGCACCACCACCGTGCACCAGCAGTTCGCCGCCCAGGTCCTCGGTGTTCCTGTGAGCCAGGTCCGGGTGCGGCAGTCGGACACCGACGTGGTCCGTTACGACACGGGCGCGTTCGGGTCGACGGGCTCGGTCGTCGCCGGCAAGGCGGTCGTCCTCGCAGCCGAGCGCCTCAAGGCGATGATCACCGAGGCCGACGCGCGTCGTCCGGGCACCGGCGAACCGTTGACCGAGCTCGTCGCGCACGGGAGTCACGACGGCACGCCGCGGTCGGTGGCCTACAACGTCCAGGGCTTCCGGGTCGCGGTGAACCGCGATACCGGGGAGGTCCGCATCCTCCAGAGCGTGCAGTCGGCCGACGCCGGCGTGGTCATCAACCCCGAGCAGCTCCGCGGCCAGATCGAGGGCGGGGTGGGTCAGGCGATCGGCGCTGCGCTCTACGAGGAGGTGCGGCTCGACGGCGCAGGCCACGTCCTCACGCGCACGTTCCGCGAGTACCACGTGCCGCAGATCGCCGACCTCCCGCGCACCGAGGTGTACTTCGCGGACACGGTCGACAGCATCGGCCCGCTCGGGGCGAAGTCGATGAGCGAGGCCCCGTTCAACCCCGTCGCCGCGGCGCTCGCCAACGCGATCGACGATGCGACCGGGGTCAGGCTGACGGAGCTCCCGATGTCTCGAGAACGGGTGTGGCGGGCGATGGCTCGCTAGGTCCGTCGCCGACGAGGGAGTCGCCGTCGGTGAGCGTCCGGTGCGCGACGAACCAGTACGCGACTCCGGCGAGCACGACGATCGACGCAGCGATCGACGGGAGCGCCAGCGCGGCCGACGCACCGAAGCGCTCACCGACCTCGCCGGTGACGGCGGAGCCGATCGACTGCCCGACGATGACGGCAGAGCCGAGGATCGTCATGACGGTCGTCGACCGGCCGCGGGGGCTGAGGGTCGAGCCGATGCTGTACTGCGTGACGAGGGTGGGCCCTACCCCGATGCCGATGACGGCGAGAGCGACGACGAGGTGCAGCACCGAGCCTGCGAACGGCAGGGTGAGCGTCCCGGCGAGGACGACGCCGGCGAAGGTGAGCCACCGTGCACGGAGCGTGAACCCGACGGGGAAGAGCGCGACGGCGAGAGCGAGCGCAGCCGACCCGACGCCCATGACGCCGTAGACGAGGCCGGCGCGCTCGGGGTCGCCCTGGTCGTTCATGAATGCGGTGAGCGAGGTGAGCATCGTGCCGAAGAAGAGCCCGACACCGAGGATGCCGACGATCACGCTCACGAGACCGGGGTGCCACAGGTCCCGCAGCGGGGCGGCCTCGGCTGCGTCCCTGTCGTGCGTGCGCTGGACCGTGCTCGTGGGGTGCAGTGCGAACGCGGTGACGAACACGAGGGTGATCGCCCCGGCGGCGACGAGGGGGAGCCACGGGGCGACGCCGGACGCGAGGATCCCGACGAGGAACGGCCCGACGACGAAGACGGTCTCGTCGGCGGCGGACTCGTAGGCCATCGTCGAGTTGAAGCTCCGGACCCGGAGGTTCGGGGCGAGCCGGTCGGAGATGATGCGCACGAGGCGGGTCCGTGACATGGGGCCGACCTGGGGCGCCGTCGTCCCGATGAGGAAGGCCGCGACGAGGACCGCCGCGTCCGGCAGCGTGGAGTACACGGCCCAGGCGAACCCAGCGAGCATGAGGCCGTTGGCCGTCCCGGCGACGAGGAGGACGACGCGCTGGCCGTACCGGTCGGCGGCGGCGCCGAGCAGCGGGCCGACGCACGCGGTGCCGAGGCCCACCATCGCGGAGCTCAGGCCGGCGAACGAGAGCGACCCGCGGGCGGAGACGACGAGGGTGAGGACCCCGACGACCATCATCGCGAACGGGAGACGTGCGACGAACGCGACGGGGAAGTAGAGCCGTCCTGTGTGGTGCACGAGCGCGGAGCCGGGCTCGGACGCGCGGGGAGATGCGGTGCGCGGGGACGCGGTGCGGTGGGGCTGGGTGGGGCGGAGTTCTTCGGGCTGTGGTTCTGGGGTGGTGTTCATGACCTCTGCGCACGGTCGCAGCCGGGGCTGCGACAGCTCTGGTGCCGCCGTCGTCTGGTCGGCAGGAGGCCGACAGCCGGTAGATACACGTTGACGAGACTTACGGCGCGCCGTCGATCGGTGCGCCTGCTGTCAGCAAAGGTATCAGGCGACGATCGGCCGGGCGCGGGAGGAGGTGCGGTGGACGGGCCCGTCGAGCGCTCGCAGCGGGACGCCGCTCGCCCCGGCGCGGACCGCCAGGATCTCGGCGAGGATCGCCACGGCGGTCTCCTGCGGGGTGCTGCCACCGATGTCGAGCCCGATCGGTGAGTGCAGCCGGCCGAGCTCGTCCTCGGTCACGCCAGCCTCGACGAGAGCTGCCACCCGGTCCGTGTGGGTGCGTCGTGAGCCCATCGCGCCGACGAAGGCGACGGGCATGCGCAGCGCTGCCGCGAGGAGCGGCACGTCGAACTTCGGGTCGTGCGTGAGCACGCACACGACCGTCCGGTCGTCGATCGTCTCCGCCGCTAGCTCGCCTGCGAGGTACGCGTGGGGCCACGACACGACGACGTCCCGGGCCCGAGGGAACCGGTCGGGTGTCGCGAACACGGGGCGCGCGTCGCACACGGTGACGCTGTAGCCGACGAAGGCGGCGGCCTCGGTGAGGGCGACCCCGAAGTCGTTGGCGCCGCAGACGATGAGGCGTGCGGGCGGGCGGGACAGCTCGCGGAAGACCTTGACGGGGGCGCCGGGGGCGCCGAGAGCGTCGCACGCGTCGTCTCCGACGAACGTCCCGAGCATCGCGGGTGGCCCGTCGACGACGAGCGAGAGCGATGCGGCGAGGCCTTCGCGCGCCGCGCGCAGCGGGCCGAGCCACGCTCCGGCCGGGGGCAGCAGCGCGACGAACACCTCGATCTCGCCGCCGCACGTGAGGCCGACGCCGATCGCGTCGGCGTCGCTGATGCCGTAGGTCTCACGGACCGGAGGGCCACCGTCGAGGATGTCGAGGGCAGCCTCGTAGACCGCGCCCTCGACGCAGCCGCCGGAGACGCTGCCGACGACGCTGCCGTCGTCGAGCACCACCATCGATGCGCCGGCAGGGCGCGGGGCGCTGCCACGGACGCCGACGACCGTCGCGACCGCTGCTCGCCGCCCGGTCGCCACGACATCCAGGAGGGTGCCGGCGACGTCGAACATGGGCGGTCCTCTCCTGGTGGCGACGGTGCCGTGCGTCGTTGCACGACACGGCACCTGCGGGCGCTCTCACGCTAGGGCGTCCGTGTATCCCGAAGGTTACGACCGTGCGCCTGCCGGTGACGGCCTGGCACGGCAGGCCCGGGCGTGGCGCGTCGTCGTGGTCACGCGAACGGGTTGACCTCGAGCGCGGCGAGCGCCGCCCAGGCGGTCGCGCCCGTGTGCAGGGACGTGTAGATCTCGTCGCCCTCGCCGCTCGAGAGCCCGTCGGACGACGCGGCGGGGATGCCGCGGCCGTCGGAGGTCTCGACGGAGACCTGCGCTCT
This sequence is a window from Sanguibacter antarcticus. Protein-coding genes within it:
- the hemB gene encoding porphobilinogen synthase — encoded protein: MTRPRRLRTTPALRALVSETRLHARDLVLPLFIKEGATEPVEITSMPGVVHHTEASLAQAVREAADAGIGGVMLFGVPTTRDATGSGADDPDGILNVGIRIAVEAAAGRLVVMADLCLDEFTDHGHCGVLDARGGVDNDATLLRYEAMAIAQAEAGAEVLGLSGMMDGQVFAVRSALDASTANGGTGFPDTAILAYSAKYASAFYGPFREAVESTLEGDRRTYQLDPANRREGSRESDIDMLEGADIVMVKPAMSYLDVLADVAQTSNVPVAAYQVSGEYAMIEAAAANGWINRRAAIEESIVSIKRAGADIVLTYWAVELAGWIK
- a CDS encoding uroporphyrinogen-III synthase, with the protein product MPEVDGRGGSRECIGSHADHTGHTDHTDRRNSSTGRSDSSRGRGDSGVDGWPVRWAVVGPATARALRAAGVEPKLVAAENSAVGMLAEWPDAHASTFGGLDVGTGTGSSSPSSTRVLLPLGDLAEPTLERGLTELGYTPVRVTAYRTVSHPAPPEVVADWAAGRIDLVVLTSGSVAREVARQLGPRADVLAVAIGEPTRRAAEGTGQAVAAVATGASDDALFSAIIDAAALLPTTLPEDP
- a CDS encoding FAD binding domain-containing protein, with the translated sequence MDLVIDSVRVALSRQDVALADGETFLGGGTWLYSQAEHHLAPENTEVSSAAPSQDARVRGLVDLTLLGWAPLTPTDAGLSIAATCTIATLVDLGEHGAAEHPTWTALPLFARCANALLASWKVWNVATVGGNVCLSLPAGAMIALAVALDADAVTWLPDAETVAGAATATATATTTSTSTATETAAAPPIGGERRLPVAELVTGPGRNTLARGEVLRSIEIPRYALESRTAFRQIALSPLGRSGAVVVGRHDADGTTTLAITASTPAPVVLRFPAPPTAARVREAVASIETWFDDVHGAPDWRAHVTGVLAEEVRAELAACATSSATSSAASSAASSAAPSAAPSVGPSVGPSDPAGSGPRPDQDGGLR
- a CDS encoding molybdopterin-dependent oxidoreductase, with the translated sequence MKLEVNGVMLDAQAAPGQCLRTLLREHEHFEVKKGCDSGDCGACTVLVDGAPVHSCIYPAHRMDGKTVTTVAGLGDEEHPHPVQSAFAAAGGFQCGFCTPGMVVTTSVLTDEQKADLPHALKGNLCRCTGYRAIEDAVNGVRNVEPTCGSATTAGADASTSAPATPTVPIAPIAPTAHTAPAALAAPAAPTGPMGTSVGAPAAMRVVTGREPYTLDLTTTGVLHLAVLGSPYAHARVLSVDTTVAQALPGVRAVLTAADSPDVLFSTGRHENRLDDPDDTRIIDTIVRFQGQRVAAVIADDVATAQRARDLVRVEYEVLPAVFDPEEARAPGAPLIHPDRTPADRVDEAHRNVIVTLHDEMGDTTTALADAHATVSGTWRSQRVSHAALETHAARGWLDATGRLVIRTSTQVPYLVRDELCHVLGLEQDQVRVFTARVGGGFGGKQEILTEDLVALAVLRTGRPVQYEMTREDVFTIATVRHPMAVTVRLGADADGTLTAMTVEMLSDTGAYGNHSRGVMFHSLNESLAVYRCPATRVDAEVVYTNNPPSGAFRGYGLGQVVFAVESAMDELARELGIAPVELRRRNVVGPGEVMVVTDPDEVSDLRHGSYGLDQCLDLTEAALARGAADGPGVPSGPQWSHGSGTALAMIATMPPRGHFADTSVARLADGTIEVCVGTAEFGNGTTTVHQQFAAQVLGVPVSQVRVRQSDTDVVRYDTGAFGSTGSVVAGKAVVLAAERLKAMITEADARRPGTGEPLTELVAHGSHDGTPRSVAYNVQGFRVAVNRDTGEVRILQSVQSADAGVVINPEQLRGQIEGGVGQAIGAALYEEVRLDGAGHVLTRTFREYHVPQIADLPRTEVYFADTVDSIGPLGAKSMSEAPFNPVAAALANAIDDATGVRLTELPMSRERVWRAMAR
- a CDS encoding MFS transporter is translated as MNTTPEPQPEELRPTQPHRTASPRTASPRASEPGSALVHHTGRLYFPVAFVARLPFAMMVVGVLTLVVSARGSLSFAGLSSAMVGLGTACVGPLLGAAADRYGQRVVLLVAGTANGLMLAGFAWAVYSTLPDAAVLVAAFLIGTTAPQVGPMSRTRLVRIISDRLAPNLRVRSFNSTMAYESAADETVFVVGPFLVGILASGVAPWLPLVAAGAITLVFVTAFALHPTSTVQRTHDRDAAEAAPLRDLWHPGLVSVIVGILGVGLFFGTMLTSLTAFMNDQGDPERAGLVYGVMGVGSAALALAVALFPVGFTLRARWLTFAGVVLAGTLTLPFAGSVLHLVVALAVIGIGVGPTLVTQYSIGSTLSPRGRSTTVMTILGSAVIVGQSIGSAVTGEVGERFGASAALALPSIAASIVVLAGVAYWFVAHRTLTDGDSLVGDGPSEPSPATPVLETSGAPSA
- a CDS encoding XdhC family protein, which translates into the protein MFDVAGTLLDVVATGRRAAVATVVGVRGSAPRPAGASMVVLDDGSVVGSVSGGCVEGAVYEAALDILDGGPPVRETYGISDADAIGVGLTCGGEIEVFVALLPPAGAWLGPLRAAREGLAASLSLVVDGPPAMLGTFVGDDACDALGAPGAPVKVFRELSRPPARLIVCGANDFGVALTEAAAFVGYSVTVCDARPVFATPDRFPRARDVVVSWPHAYLAGELAAETIDDRTVVCVLTHDPKFDVPLLAAALRMPVAFVGAMGSRRTHTDRVAALVEAGVTEDELGRLHSPIGLDIGGSTPQETAVAILAEILAVRAGASGVPLRALDGPVHRTSSRARPIVA